Within Dehalococcoidia bacterium, the genomic segment CATTCCGCCGAACCTTTGCTTGCCTACTGCGTAAGGCAGGGGTTGACACAATGACCATCAAAGACCTGGGCAGATGGGAATCATTAGAGATGGTACAGCGATACACTAGGTCGGTTACATTTGAGGATAGCTTGCGGTTTTATAAACCGCCGTTGGGGTGAAAGGCTGAAATTCGTTGCGGAAGCATTTTTGCTATAATGGCATCAGGAATACCTAGTAAAGCGAATATAGCTTGAATAGCGAGTCAGCTTATAATGCTATTCAACTTAGGAAGTCGACCAATGCTGCTACAATCGGCCAGAAGCACTTGGTTGCCTTCTTATCAAATGCCATTGCCTTTTCATACGCTGCGTCTGCTTCACTAGATAGCTCTTCCTTGCCTCCTTCTTTTGGGTCTTTCTGGCTTCCTTATCAGCAGCCACAGCTTCACCGAACCATGCGTCTGCTTCACTGATAAACGCATTCATATCCATTTCTGCCTCTCTGGTTTGCACTAAGTTATTAAACTTGACAAAACGGACTATTTTCTCATTAGCTATGTATTCTGTGGCTTTAGCGATTGAGCCAGTTGTCTCCATATCCGTCACTAATTCCAAAGCGTAATGAGTATCCATGTTATGCCTCAAGAGTAGATGTTCATACAGGGTTTGTCTATCATTTGAGTTACTTGAGCAATAGGGGCATATCCAGATTGTTTTTTGCCCAGGTGTGGGTTTCATCTTACTTCTCTGCATTTACTAAAATCCTCTCTGTTGAAAAATTGAGTATGTGTTTTGCCCGTATGTGATTGTGGCTACCTGCAGGAAGTGCCTGGCAAAAGGCTCGCATATAGACTAACACAAGATTCGCCATTTGTCTGTCGGGAAAGTATGTATCTTTTGTGGGGAAAGTATGTATTTTTATTTGTGGGGAAAACCCTGACAAAAATGTGGTTTATTGTAGGGAGGCTTTGACACAGGTCAATACCGCAGTGCGGGCTTACGGCAGATGGGAATCATTAGAGATGGTACAAAGATATACCAGATCGGTTACTTTTCAGGATAGCCTGAAGTTTTATAAGGCGCCGTTGGGGTGAAAGTCAGTAGTTAAGATAGGGGGCTGTGTTGAAGGGAGGTTGTCTAGATATCTCAAGAAACTAGGTCACGATTGGGTAGTACTAAGCTTGGACTATAAGAGGAAGAGAAAACCGAAGGTTAAGAAAGGAGAGAGCAATGGCAAAAGTTAAGCAAATTGTTAAGCAAAACGTTAAGCAATCAAAAGCGTCCCTGGTGAGATTCGAACTCACGACCCACTGCTTAGAAGGCAGTTGCTGTATTTAGTGAATCACAGGGACAATTTCGTATCTGTCTCCACCCAAAAACCTGGGTAAAAAATGACGAAGCAGTTGGTCTTTTTTTTCGTCACCTCCTTTCAGATTTCTTGAATTTGTGCGTCGCATGATATTACCCTTGGACTATATTACAACCGTTTATCATATGTCAATACTGAAAGACAGTAATTGCGAATAAATTTATCAGCTTTATAGCTATTCGATGCATCGATATTATTCTAATTAAGAATGAGGGGTGGATTAATGCAAGCATATTGTATGAAGTGCCGAAAAAAGGTGGATATCAAGGACCCGAAGTCAATCACGATGAAGAATGGCCGTCCGGCCACTCAGGGCGTGTGCCCGAAATGCAACACCAAAGCATTTAGAATAGGGAAGAGTTAAAGCTGGTATTTGAGTATCTATAGTATGTAAGAGGCTGGGCTTTCCAGATGATGCCCGGCCTCTTTTGTGCTCATTGCACATAATGGACAATTGTTGTGTCATGTTGCTCAGCGAGCACCTCATTTTGTTGAGATGTGCAAGCTAGCAACCCACAACGGAGTCCCATTTCCTAGCTACAAATATCATGTATAATAGAGTCACTGAGCTGTTAAAGGAAGGTTGGCTGGTAATGGGCGAAGTTGATAAGTCACTACTTGACAAGGCGCTTTCGCATATCGAGCAAGAGATAGGATTCCCGAACATACGCACCTCCATCAAGAGCAATTATGAAATAATCCAAAAGACTCATGATTCTATTCATGAATTCATGTATCTTATGTCTTTCTGCCTACCTAGTGAGACCGGGGTGAACTGGCATTCCAAGTCAGCATTCCTTACTTATCATTGGGAAGCTTTCCATCAGGCACATCGTTCGTTTTTAGAGGCACTCTCAGGCTATTACAGTTCAGCTTACGTTCTCTTGAGAAGTACCCTAGAGTTAATTCTAAGAGGCGCCTTTTGGGAGTGTTTAGCTCACAAAAGCTTTAGAGAGAAGGCTATTGTATTAAGTAAAGGCAAGGAAAAACGCAAATCGGTTAGGGACTGGATAGAAGGTCTAATTGAACGAAAGCCTTCGGTTGAAAAAGATTTGGAAGAAACGTCCGTAGCAATCCTCGACAAAACAGCTATCCTTTTCAGTGACCCAGAATTTCAGAAGCAATTTGTTCAGATACCACCATTTTCAGAAGTCGTCAAACAGCTAATAGACTGGCACGTTGTTGACATTCCCAAGCCGTTCGACACGCTCTACAGCAATCTCTATAGAGATTTGTCAAAAGATGTTCACGCAATTCCGGATGCAACAGATATAGGAAGAAGGCTTCTTTTCGAAAGAGATTTTATGGAGATCAAGGTTATGCGTGATGAATTAATTAAATATATGAAGACCTTACACGAAGTAATGGACATAGGCATAGTTGTCGAGTTAAATATTCTAAGAGATTGGATTGAGTCGGGAGACAAGATTAAACTAAAAGAGAGATTAGCTACGTTAGAAGATTTAGAGTTGAAATACAGTGTCACAAAACTCAAAAGTCTGATAGCGTGAGGAGTAGGGTAGACTGCTAATGCGGCAACCCAAAAGAGGAGTTGTTCGCAGCGGGCCTAGGAGGTTGAAAGGAGGACCGAAGTCAAGGGATGTAAAATAAAGTTATAAAATTATTCAAAATTTTTTAACGCATTAGTTCCTGTTTGCTCCGTTACCCCTATTTTCCTGCTAGCTTCACTTATAGTACCCCCACTATTTTTGCCCATGCACATCTTCAGGGAAATCGAGTATTTCACTGAGTAAGTCGCTCACGTTGTCAACGAGTGTGTCGGCCTCAGTTTTAGGTAAGCTTAAAAACAGGTGGCCGGTGTGGATGATCTTATTTCGCATTTCAGAGAGTTCACTTAGGCCCAAAAGGCGCGGCCGCAGTTTCCTCTTCTCTATGGCCTGAACTGCTTCTTCGAGGGTGGTTCGCAACTCCCCAAAAGAGACATTAGGCTTGATGGATATGCCAAGCTGCTCAAGCTTCATCTTCATAGCCGCTTCGATGAGGGTGAGTGCTACTACACTTCTGACCCACTGTGCATTGATTCCCGTAGTAGCGAAGCGGCATAAGAGGTCATTCAGATCGTGGCTTCCCTCTTGTAGCTTCTCCTGCTCGGAGATTTTACTAAATAGGGTTTCAACCTGAGCATTGAGGGCCGAAATGTTCTCCTTCAGCCGTACGTTATCAACCGAAGCAGCGCGCGTTTCTTCTTGAGACTGTTCCAGTCTATTCCGAAGCGAAGACTGAATCTCGATCCACGCTTTGGTTGGGACCCTATTGAGCCCCTTCTCCGAAGCGGTGTTTTCTGTTTCCAAGACGCCATTTACTACAAGTTCCTTTCGTGCACGACTAAACTCGCTGTAGGATACATGGTATCGGTTTAGTAGTTCTTTTTGGGTCCAATGCCCAACGACGTATAACAGCACAGCTTGTTCGGCTGGCGAAAGGTCTGAAAAGCTGTCGACCAAACTCAACTTAGCCCCCAATCTAAGTCATCTGATTACAAGCCGGAACTTGCACTTTGACGTTATTATAGCTTATTAGCACTTTCCAAGTATAGAAGCTAGGCCAGCCTGGCTCCTAGTACGCCACCTCGGTGCTCTAAAGGTAG encodes:
- a CDS encoding DUF5679 domain-containing protein, whose protein sequence is MQAYCMKCRKKVDIKDPKSITMKNGRPATQGVCPKCNTKAFRIGKS